The Mangifera indica cultivar Alphonso unplaced genomic scaffold, CATAS_Mindica_2.1 Un_0027, whole genome shotgun sequence DNA segment GAAGATAGGTGAGGATCAGTGAATctatagtttgaaaattttataatagtgcaggaagtaaatatatattatttcatacCTAATTGTTAAAGATGTTGCAACTTAGCAATGCCAACATCCAAATAGAATATATCTAATCACTAGCAGAAACCATCAGTCAAATTTGCAGGCAACCCAGAAGTCTTCTTTATCTGAGATGGTGGCAAATTGGCATTTCCATGTCCAATGAAGCACTTATCTCAATATGCAAAGGGAGAGCTGGAGAAAGTTATTCTATATGGTGGCCCGTCATAAGGTGTCCCTTTATGAAATTACCACATCCTGCTGTTAAACGCCTATAGTCTTGGCATTCATGCGGCAAACACAGCCACCAGTTTGCTAAAATCAACCGTCTATGATAATTGCCTTTGTTGCTAATAGTTATCATAAGTTGCACTCACCGAAAAACCACTGACCACGGCATATCCTTGTTAAAACCAACAGAGCAACATTTCTatatatttagattaaaaatgaTCCTCAGATGCCCATGGTAAACCAGACAATCAGCTGAGGATTTAAAGGCTTTCTGCATTACTCAAAGCACTGGATTGGAACTAGTCTCATGAATACATTTCTTTATATTGAAGTCGTTTACTTCACCAGAATCACAACAATCCCTTCATTCTAACTACAAAATCTTGGCTTTACCATGTCCCCTGCCCCATCGCCTTTGACAAGCACTCCTCTTCCTCCCATCTTTTTTCagctttactttttctttcaagTCCCTCTCACCACGTCGTTTATACATTTTGAAGGTGATTTCTCTATCAGCAGCCATCTTCCTCACTTTCTCTGTAATCTCTGCTGCAATCTGTCTATTATATAGTTTCCTTAGTCCACGCATGAGCTTAGCAAAAGTGTCCGGTTGTGGCATTACATCTGCATCCATCATGTCCAAGCAATAAGAACAAGCCTCTTTAACATGTCCATTGGAGAAGAGAGAATGAATCCAAATTGTCCATGCAGAAACATTAAGGTCACATCCTTTACTGACAATACAAGTCCAAACATCTTTAGCCATTTCAAGCTTCCCACCTCTCAATAGAGAATTCAACAACTCCTTCAAGATACCATACTGAGGAGCAGAAAATAGGCCTCTCCCAACCATTTCCTTGAAATACTCACAAGCCTCAACTAATAATCCTTGCCCAAGATATCCATGAATCATCACAATAAAACTATCAATCCCTGGACTAAACCCACTAGCTTCCATCTCGTTCCAAACATTTACAGCTTCTTTCACCTCCCCCAACTTGCAAGCCAACCTAATCACCACAGTATAAATACCAACATCTGGAACACAACTAATCCTTTTCATCTCCCTCATCAATTCCACACACTCTTCTAACTCTTCCTTCTTCTCATGGGCCAACATTATATGCAAATAAGTCAACTGATTAGGCATATGCCCTCTTTGTATCATTCCATCCAAAATTTCATAACTTTTCTCAATTTTCCCCCATTTACAATACCCACTTATCACGGTAGTGTAAGTCACAACATCAGCCTCACATCCATTTCTCTCCATCTCAGCAAGAACCCTCATTGCCTCCTCCATCTTTTCCTGCCTACACAGTGCCTGAATCAAAACCGTATATGAGTTTGCATTTGGTTCACAACCCTTCATCTTCATTTCCTTTAACAACCCAAAAGCATCAGTCATTTTTCCCAATTGTGCATACCCACTTAACAAATTGTTATAAACAACGATATCAGGCTCAAAACCAGCCTCCTTCATTTGCACCAAGACATATTTAGCCTCTATTAACTTCCCTTCTCTACACCAACCGTACAACAACGACGTAAAATGCCTCAAACTCGGCTTAAACCTCACTCTCATATCCTCAAACAGCTTGGCTGCTTCTTTAACACTATTATTCTTACACAAAGCATCTAACAAACAACCAAACACATACTCATCCGCTTCACACCCATACTTTGGCATCTCATCTAACACTTCAATAGCCTTCTTAACCATTCTTGCAGACGCAAATCTCCTCATCAAAACCACAAACACTTCACTTGAAATCAACTCTGGCTTTTCTCTTCTCATTTCCTCAATTAAAGCCCAAACGGCGCCAAATTGTCTCATTTTACTTAAACTCTTAATCAGCGACTTGTACACGTCATAGCTATGAAAAAAATTCGGTTGCTTCGACGCCCACACATAATAATTATACCCCAAATTCCCCGCATCACCGCAACGGTTAATCACGCGTTCTGTTAAACCGGGACGTAAAACGACGCCGGATGCTTGTAAAGCCAGCTCAAGTTTCGGAACTCTAGagtggaatttttttaatattctgaATATCTTCTCA contains these protein-coding regions:
- the LOC123206196 gene encoding putative pentatricopeptide repeat-containing protein At5g65820 → MLRFSSKTFSLLRKHRHFSFSPNQNSNVVVQSSELRNQFDSNLVCLQTSKEDNNDTSYADEFSADVEKIFRILKKFHSRVPKLELALQASGVVLRPGLTERVINRCGDAGNLGYNYYVWASKQPNFFHSYDVYKSLIKSLSKMRQFGAVWALIEEMRREKPELISSEVFVVLMRRFASARMVKKAIEVLDEMPKYGCEADEYVFGCLLDALCKNNSVKEAAKLFEDMRVRFKPSLRHFTSLLYGWCREGKLIEAKYVLVQMKEAGFEPDIVVYNNLLSGYAQLGKMTDAFGLLKEMKMKGCEPNANSYTVLIQALCRQEKMEEAMRVLAEMERNGCEADVVTYTTVISGYCKWGKIEKSYEILDGMIQRGHMPNQLTYLHIMLAHEKKEELEECVELMREMKRISCVPDVGIYTVVIRLACKLGEVKEAVNVWNEMEASGFSPGIDSFIVMIHGYLGQGLLVEACEYFKEMVGRGLFSAPQYGILKELLNSLLRGGKLEMAKDVWTCIVSKGCDLNVSAWTIWIHSLFSNGHVKEACSYCLDMMDADVMPQPDTFAKLMRGLRKLYNRQIAAEITEKVRKMAADREITFKMYKRRGERDLKEKVKLKKDGRKRSACQRRWGRGHGKAKIL